Within Sander lucioperca isolate FBNREF2018 chromosome 22, SLUC_FBN_1.2, whole genome shotgun sequence, the genomic segment tcctgcgcgctctgtagcggacaatgtgacggcgAGACAGTGCCGATTAAACATTgagaacacatttttatttaagatttgagttggaggtgtttatAGAACAACTATCACTCAGTACGAGCGCAAATAatactgctggatttaatcttcatgataacgtggatgatatggagtgaaaaaatgtgcgtgaggcatcaatacttgaaaatattacaagTAATCCTTATTCccttttactttctgcagtctgacttctgttcaccacctcaccatctgcatcagcaattcctattttgtctccaaaatgtgcgtacgcatgggtcagagtttgcgtagAGGACCGCACACTCTCCCGTCAAGttagttttttataaatcacaacctttgcgtgggaagtggcatAAGCAATATTTTGCTTTTTATGTTAAAGACACTATTGATACCGTGAGAAATTTACATTCTCAGGAAAAAAGCCGCTTATCAGTTAATCGTTAATCGATCGATAAAGTCAATCAACTAATGATTAATGAATTAATCGATAATTTGCATCCCTactttggaatgttacaaactccaacacaaaactttgtttaaatgctttaagcaattatttaataaattagaaactttcaacataatacacagtaacaGATAGTCAGACAGTGTTGTGGGcaggacattaagtcagactcagtggtgagtgaaactgaagcagagggacagacacagagctgtagccgagccaaagtagcccactttttaatgaattaactttatcggttatcaggcaaataaaacgccaatacagataatctgcaaactgccaaaaaaacggCCAGATTATCGGCCTGTCCCTAGAACCGGCCCACAGACTGATAAGGTTTTTATAACTTTGGCAGATAATCATTTTCTAATAGGTCCAGTTCTCTAATTGTATACAGAGTGTGTGCACGACATTACTGTAACATGGagaaaacacattcaaaacTCATTTACAGCTGTCTACTGTCAACTGTGAACTAAAAGTGTAATCAAGAAAGGGACACGGAATTGCAAATGTCCTGCAAACCAACGTTTTAGCtctacatttgaaaaactgtagAGCATTGTGGGAGAAGAGCGAATTAGCAGACATTTTGCGTGACCAGAATCACATTTCTAGCTATTATTggattatatataatttataaatgCAAGAATGGTGACTGATTGAAGTTGCACATGAATTGGCTCTGAACATTATCACACAAGTCTGAGGCTGTATCCAAAATCACTCCCTTGTTCACTACTCCCTAGATATAAGGATATACTGACACTCAGTCATGGACTGTAGTCTACAGTGAGCAGTATATTGAGATTTTGGCCACTTATAAGAATGATTgaacaaattatattttatttatgtgtCCATAAATGGGCCCATAACACCAATGCAAAAGTCATTTCAGCCACAGTGTCTACTTCTACTCACTCTACTTTGcccaaaataaagaataaagaaagcATATTACAGCAGCCACAACACAATAGTGTAACTCATAAATTGTCCAACTAGAACTAAACATTTTACGcataaaacaaaactacagccacacaaaaacaaataagtaaataaataacaggGAATGTCACTTCCAGACGGAGAATAAATTGTCATTCACAGGTGTAGTGTCGCATGACTGTTATTTTAACACCTAAAAAATGCGATGAACGGACATAACGgaacatcttttatttaaactTGTCATTATATGCTGgtaagtactagtgtactgCTTGATTAAGACCAGAACGAACAGCACAGACACACTGCACTTCTTCCCTTTCTTCTCTTCATTCCTTTTACGTTATGTCCTCTTAATTCATTTGATCTGTTCAGCTTTGATGTGGTTATCTATATGCGTTACAGACTGCTATCTACAAATGATCATGCCATGGCTGTCTGCTCTATCTTGGCTATCTTGGGAATTGAATTATTTATTAGGAGAGGTTGATGCTTTTATAGCTCCTCGTGCCTTCAGTGACCGTCAGCCTGCAGTTATGTGCTTTTGCCAAACTGTGCTCCTCTCATGAATGCACCTGGACAAGGGGGAAACCTAATCAGGTTTGATTCCCTTTGATCCGTTTCAGCGAAAAAGACGGGATCTGAGTGACTGCAGTCTGTAATCAGATTTTCTAATGCACTGTTGATGGTTgcttattttacttttattgacaACAGCACCAAGTACAGTGCATTGTAAACTGtaacgtgtttgtgtgttttctgtctttttcaggGTCTCATTAAAATCAGAGGAGACAAATGCTGGAGAGACCTCACCTGCATGGACTACCACTATGAGGTGGGTGTAAACAATGCTagtgggatttaaaaaaaacaccgtGTCGCTTTGGTCTCTCTCCACACTTCCTGCCTGTCAAGGTATTGGGTAATACAGGTAGACTGACATACTATGTAACCAATCAGAAAGCCAGAATAAGCAGCTATGCTGTGAAGAACTGTCAAAGCCCTATCTTgtacccggcgcagcgcaaagcccaaccCAAGTGTCTTTggtagtttaagaccgacgcagttatCAATTTCCCGCCCAGCGCCcacatcgtttaaatagcaaatgcacctgcgcccatctgtgcgcctgATGCAACAAGGAGTCCATTCCTTACTACTGCTTTCCTGCTTTCAACAGAAAAAGAAACCAGAATTTGCATAAGGGCTGCAACCTCTGATTGTTTTCATCAATGATgttataaatcattttttttgttctgcaaaagaaaacggtGATATTGTATATGCTCATTTTTGCTCActttgttttgtccgaccaacagtctaaaacccaaagatattcataCAGTGGTTCTGTATATAACGGAGAAAATCCGaaatcacatttgagaagctggatgTTCACTCGCTAGTTGCTAACTTAGCAGTTAGGGCAGGTTGTGTACAGACTTAACCAAAACAGTCAAGTTGCGGGCTGTAAAACTAAAACATGGAGCTGAAAGGTGTTAAAAGGGAACTGCTGAGTCATGCCATAACTGTCTTtgggttcatcactacaagCAACATATTTCACAATAAACATAGTCGTCTGACCCATTGTTAATTTACGCAGCGCTAAGATAGCCttgaaatctagacgcaccctagcggcagcaaatgtaatttgcagccagggtcgtctagcaactctccgttggcttgcgagctggaaaaaccaaactctagtcaggccaatcacatcgtgtatagagtcggtgggcgggcttaacatgaCAGCAGAGTTgtgacggttccgcgtgaattccctgcttcttgaaaacaaagaagatggctgcagctgctgctggcgaacagcggtctttcgaatcagctttggccgcgactctggaagacttggagttaagcttttctttgagaaaagaacaaagaacagcactgaagtcattcttaaaaaagaaagatgttttctgagttttgccgaccggatacggcaaaagtttaatctatcaactagttgtcgctctggttggttgtagcgctatctgattgcgtgcagagggaatttgaaagacaaccatttatcctgcccctcggattgagccctgtcaatgctGAGTTCcttggcttgtcaggctagcgcTAAGATTTACTTAGAACGTGTTTACGTTGTCTGTGCAGAACACTTAGAACTTGGTTGTTCTttcaggggggaaaaaaatctgcaATATGCGCATATGATGTTTTGTAgctgcaacaacagtgaaagaGGACAGGGTGGTTAGCATGAAAATGACAAAGGAAATAAGAGGAATTAGCATCAAATCTCAAGGCTCTTTGTTGACTTCTGGGAAGAGCAGTGCAGAAAGCAGCACACAGCAGTGAGCCCTGAGCACCAAAGAGATCATGAAAGCTATCAAAATACCAATTTAAGAGGGCACTGCATCGCAGACTAGGCTTATTTTTTAATCATTCTTGTGGGCAGATGGCCAGCATAACTTTGttaattcccccccccccaaaaaaaaaaaaaaaaaaaagaagcctgTTTTCATTGATAATCTTAACATCTGAAGACTGATCCAGTTATGCAAAAACATTGTGTCATCATGGCTTTGTCTCCTGAACTCCCATCGGGCTAACCACACCAGGGCAACACATTACAGGAACCACTGTCAGGGGTTTCAGTAAATCAGCCTCTTATGCAAGACCATGaggttgtgtttgtttttccccTGTGGGACGCTCAACCGCTCTGACCCACACCGCTGTTACCAAGCCGCAGAGGGAGAAGGGCCGTCTTCTGTAATTAACATAGACAGGAATACACTGGCTCCTATGGGACTGGATGACTGGAGatgacactcacacacacacacacacacacacacacacacacacacacacatatcaaaaatacagtatactgtagatAATCACACAGTCTGTAATACAATGGGAATGGAGGATGGACTGTAATATGATGGCTCCCATGGGACTGGGTAACTGGTGCAGAGATTATGTACCCACGGATAGCTAAAGGAAGGGAATCAGAAATGATATACTCCAAATATGAACTGTCGCAGTTTCTggctttttatttagtttggaAAGAAACTGCATTTGATTTACTGGTTCACTGCATTGTAAATTCACAGTCATTTATCCCCCTACACTTAGTTCCCAGGGTTAGAACAGTTTTAGCATTGCTAATGCCATGGAAATCACTGAGCCAGTGGTTGTCAACCCAGGGGGTTGTGAAATGAAATATGAGAtaggatatttttttttcactgctcTAATTCATCATCTCTATTTCTTGTAACACATCAAACggtctctgtcctctctgataATTAATCATACAAAACGGGCTGAACAGGGGCAATCATTCTTTGGTTGAACCACTGTGCATTATGTAGAATATGATTTTATGTCACAAAGTCAGTACTTTTGCTTTGTTGTAAGGGATTATAAGACATGGGTTCTCAAATTTTTGACGACTATGATATCTATATAAGATTATGTTTTGGAGCCTTTTTCTTTATTAGATAGTATTGACAGATGGgaatgggggagagagaggggattacacgcagcaaagggccgcatgtGGAAttcgaacctgggccgctgccaAGTACTCAGCCTACATGGTGCACTCCGACTGATTTTAGGGagggcggtgaaatgcaccgcgatgcaaagcaaccccgacgcagaactccgaaagggtcacgacgccgtagGAGCGACGGCGTAGCTAtggcgtggagttgacgcagaagcataaaacagccttaactTAGCAATTCACTGATGCACTAATTCCAAAATCCAATGGAAAAAAGGAACCAAAAACGTAATTATATTGTCTGTACTGTTCATATTTTAAATGGAGCAAaggagcagcagtagcagcatgTGTACTTGATGAACTTTAACGAGGAGAATCATGTGTGACATCAAAATGTAGGCTGGGTATTTTCACATGGAAATCAGCATGGTGTGGCTTCCAATGTACACTTctgttatttttatatatatatatatatatatatatatatatatatatatatatatatatatatatatatatatatctgtgtctcGTGACAGCCTTCCTTATGCTTGTGTGTGCCCTTTACGCTTTAAACCAATTCCTTTTTTGCTGTTCTTTTTGTCCTTGTGCATTTCTATTTTTAATCCAGCTATATATCATCGGGTGTCTATAGGGTTTTGTGGGGACAAGCTAACAGACATTTGCCTAATTATACATTCAGCAGGTACAGCAACAGCAGCACGTCCACCTGACAATTGCAAGTCCCATAATCACTGATGCAATAATGGATGCTTTTGCAAACAATTATGACCCTCCTTTACGCGTGCAGCTATTACTCTGCATTTCATCATTAATTACCCTTATCCTTGAATTCCGATGTGTACGATCCATGCGTGGCCAGTGGCTAACAAAAGTTTTATAATCTCACTTTAATTAAACTTTGAATTCAACTCTAAAATGGGAGAAAAAGGTCGCAAAGGGGATTCTTTTAGTTATGGAACTTATTCCATACTGGGTTAGTTTCTCTGACCTGCTCCAACCTCAACGGTCAACGACCTTAcgggtgtacacacacacacacacacacacacacacacacacacacacaccagaagcCACTGGCGCCAGGTGAAGCCTTATTAACCCCCTCTGACACACTGCTCCCTTTCAAACCTGCAGTGAAAGTGCAGATCCCCTCCTGTCCTGACTCCCCGGGGGCTGTGTAGGTGTGTTTCGGCATAGTTGGTGTGTTGTTTGCTTCGGTTTGTGTGTTGTAATGCAGCTTGCTTGCAGGCCAGGTGGGGTTGTTTGGTTGTCTGAGGTTGCAGGCTCCTTGCCTTTGGATTTCCTGGGATTTCCAGGGGTATTTAGGTAAGCTACAGGTTAAATACAGGTTTCTTCTTCCATTCCATAAAAACAATAAGAGTATAGACTAGTGTGCCAGCGTCTTGttttctccctccccctccccccacctaTTTCTgtgctgtatttatttttcaccaCCTCCCCTGACACTATTTGCATGTTCAGCTATTACACAGTTTAACATCCAACCacctctcatacacacacacacacacacacacacacacacacacacacataaacacacacacacacacacacacacacacttaatcaTACGTACACAAACACTGCAcagctctgtatgtctgtgtttttttttgtaggtgGGATTGccttcatttaaataaatgttccaCCTTTATTTAGACATGGAAATGTTTCCCCCCAAGGCACGGCATCATAAATTACTCTCTATACCGGGCTCAGACAAGATTTTAGTGCCAAAGTCAAGCagggaaaacattttaaaagcattttaaacAGCGGAAGAAGtctgttttaaagaaaatggttGATACAAGTATTGGACCTTAATGGATACATTTatggaacaaaaaaacaattgattAGCGGTCACGTTTATCTTGACAAACCCCTCTTTTCTGACACCTTTCGCTGCTACAAAGCACAGTCTCTGAAATTATAGTCTGGAGCTCACATTTTCACCTTTGTCTCTGCTCCTTTTTATTCTCTGCCCCCCTCCCCAAAAGACCCAGCCAGTTCCTAACCCTATGTCCTACTACATGCATCACTCTCCATGGTGGTTTCATCGCTTCGAGACGTTGTCCAACCACCTCATCGAGCTCATCTTCCCGTTCTTCACCTTCTTGGGCAGGCGAATGTGCATGGTCAACGGAGCCTTCCAGATCCTGTTCCAGGTATCTCACACACGCGCTGTTAGCATCTTGTGAGGAAAGCCGGTATTAGCCatagcattattattattattattattattgcattaAACCTGTTTACTGGCCTATTTAAAGTGATGTTCGATTCCCTTGATCTGTGTTTTATTGCATTATGTGTCACTGTGCACTTGAATTTAATTTGTGCATCATTTGCAATTGGCATCAGAGAGCTCATGTTAGTGTAATTCAATTTTGCGTGGCTGAAAATAAATCCGTACTCGCCGTCCACATGTTGGTTGAACTCCTTATAGTGCCTCATCATACTAAAGTGATGTAATATAATCAATCCAGCTGTTGTTTAATTATGATATCTTGTCTTTTGTGCTGTATAGGTGGTTCTGATAGTGAGTGGGAACCTCAGTTTCCTTAACTGGCTGACCATTGTTCCCAGTCTGGCCTGCTTTGATGATGCATGCCTGGGCTTCTTGTTTCACTCTAGAGGTGGAGCCAAGAAGGCAGTGCTCGAGATACAGAATGAGGATGCAGCCGGACGCACCCCCACTCCCACCAAAGGTACTCAGGGGCTGTGTTCACAAAACACCCTAATGGTACGTGTCCATATAGGCGTTGTTTTCAAGGCAGGGATTGCCCCGCTTTCCGGCATTGCACGCTAGTGGGCTTGACACCAGcagttattattttttcttcactgaccaatgacaagcaaagaaaatggGCTACACCCTCATACAACCGAACGAACCCGTCCCATGGGGCTGTCTGCTCCCAGACTTCAAAACGGCCCACAATGGCAGCTCGTTTGGAATACAATCTCTTATTTTACGAAATTACGAAATGTGTTTCTTAAAACATTCTATACAAGAAATAAGCTATACAGATGCTAAATCTATCTTCAACGATCAgtttaaaaagatttaaatGAGCTTTTGAGAGGCCACGCTGCCCActtctcatttgcataaagttgccTGTAtttaactttatgcaaatgaggagcgtgGAAATGACGCTGACAGTGGATATGTACTATAAGGCTAAAAGTAGAAAGAcaactccatccatccatccatccattcatctctTTAACTTTgtgctgtcaatcgattaaaatatttaatcgcggtTAAGCGCACAATTGTCCGTAGTTAactcgcgattaatcgcaaattaatcacacaagtttttaatgctctcATCAACATGGAAGTGGATGAATATgcttgctttatgcaaatgtttcTTATTGTATTGCAACAATccacaacaatgacaaatactgtCACTGTTGAAAGTTTGTTGCTTGCAGAGTTGTCCAGGCGTCTCCGTTGCAAACTATTCAGCGTGGCGTGCCTGTGGCGAGGGGAGGAGAGTTCCCTGCGTCCGCCCGTATGCTGGGCCAGCAAGCGGTATTCTGAGACTCGACGTACTCCGGTGGTAACTCGGTTCACATCGACCGTACAcgcaaataactttagtcttgtcaGGCGATCCATCTGGAAGGGCTCTGAAACTGAACTTTCCATTCAAAACACCCTTTTGCTTTATGCATTTCTTCCAaggagctttgtttctgctagccaccCACAGGGttactgctgcatcgcttcctgattTCTCCAAACTACGGAGCGGCCCGAGGCCCAAATCGCAGAACACGTGCACGTGTTAATCGCGCATCAAGAAAATAAGTGGTGTTAAAAAGGAATTTGCCTAAACCTTGTTATTATCAcgttaattttgacagccctacttcaaATCAAACTTTGAATACACACAATAGGTCCAGAGACTCTCAGTAACAGTGGAGGCTAATGGGTACAGGAGGAAGGGAATTATGGAAGAAAAGGGGAATTATGGGAAGAAAAGGGATTAGCACTTGGACAGCTGAGAAGCTGGGAAAAGTTTGACATATGGTTTATTGGATTTTAATGTGATGTGGCTTACATTTTTACAATACAGACTGCTTAAAATGTGGTTAAAGCACAAGTGGCCCCTTTCTAATTGGTCTCATTGGACCCATTAGTGTCTTTGCTTTATCGTAAGATGTGGAATATAAAATAGGCTTGTACCTGGAGCGTAAGTGTGTTTTAATCACTTCAACAGACCCAGAAGGTCTTTTAGTGTGAAGAGTTTTAGTTTTGGATTATGTTGATGTGTTTAACATGCGTGGGATAAGCAGGCAGACGcaggtaggaaggaaggaagtgatgtggactcagccaacatttgTCAGCACCAGCCGTCCCATGATCTAACAGGTCAAACTTCTTCCACTGAAGTCATCAtacgcacatatacacattcGACTTTAACATTTAATAGCACTAATCCTGTACCAGGAAACATGTCGTCCTCCGTACATGATAAATCGCTTTCTAGGCCTAACACTAACAAATATGTCACCTTGATTCTCTCATTTTGAGATCCAGGACAACTGGAGACATGAAATGCATTATTTCTCTAAAAGTCAACTAACTTTAACAAGTAAATAAATGCTGTATCTGCTCCTTTTAGGCAAATCGGGAGCGATTCCATTAAATCTGTCTAAGAGCAGTGTCTAGATATCGTGTAACGAATAATCAACGACTGGTATTGCAGTTTTCCATTGCTGTGCTGTTTTTCAGGCTAATTCACTCTATTTGTGTGAGTGTTGACTTTATGTGgtctctcattgccagacctactgtatctccacagtgctgtggagtaaggtctggccacaccacagatgcattctggaataagaggagaaaaaaaaacgctctgggttgtttgcatttctataAACCTCCCAATCGTCTTGGTTGGCGGCACTACGCTCTGCAAAAaaagtctcgggaaggaacttgttttggtggaacatttgcaacccccaaaagaaaacgccacataacaATATTACATGAAGATGGTTACACAATACTGTTCAcaaaatacagtaacatgaggtATTTAGCTGGATACATGTGTAGAGGCTAAGCCCAAGCTTTAAGCCCCTGAGGTGCTGTTCCACGGGTAGAGTAATTGAcgcactttttacttttttgatcaATGAAAGTCCAAGTCATATTTGCAGTTAAACCCTTTGGTTCCATTTATTTCCATGAGATCTTAGTTGGGTTTCCCAACAAATCACTGCTCGTATGTATGCCTGTGtagtagggatgtccagatccgatcacgtgatcggaaatcgggcccgatcacgtggtttcagactcgatcggaattggacattacctcccgatcaggactcggatatatatgtatatatattctgattatttttttaacacatctatagttatgcggtggcacagagttagacccttttgactccacacagaaacagcaacgcgtgcggcatgacatcactttgttgcagagacactattggttaaatgccggcaaagtagaacatggaagcagcttgaagcggaaagcgcaagtatgtctgcggtctggaggtattataaagtttaattattatagaagtatcggaacgggactcggtatcggtagatactcaaaatcaaatgactcggactcgagggcaaaaaaacctgatcggaaCATCCCTACTGTGTAGTGTTGTTGGTGTTGTGATGTTGGTGTGCGTGTGGTCAAAAACTGTATGTGCTTCCGGGTTGCACCCGAGGAACCAAAGATCGGTTCCTATTTATACCAAGGGCACTAATTGGCTCTTCCAACATGGTTTAAAAtaattagctcttaccagtatatcgccgtgtgtactttgtccataaCAATTCTctccaatcggtcccaaaacgtcccagttagatagtaaatgccgtcaAAATATTCAGTGTAAATCTCTACAATcgttccctgaaagaaccaagcaggctattttcagcgtgtagcttgctagctcgaaggttgttgtttcccgtagcgaatgcattttgagaacggcaacacacagagagcggaatgTGAGGGGGAAAGCCTGTCACGccttattttttgggcatttttaggcctttattgacaggacagctgaataaatgaaaggggagagagagggggaatgacatgcagcatagGGCCggaggtcggagtcgaaccctggcccgctggatcgaggagtaaacctctatatatgggcgcccgctctaccaactgtgcAATCCGGGCGCCCGGGCCTTATCCTTTAAATTTCAAACTTCTGTTGATCCCGACTATACTCTATGCAATGCAGGTATGTGGATACGTCGGGTGATGAACATCGCTTTGGgcgttctgattggctgcctTAGCGTTCCCGTGGTGATGAACCTGTTCAGCTCCAGGCAGGTGATGAACACCTCCTTCGACCCGCTGCGTATCGTCAACACCTACGGGGCCTTTGGCAGGTACAGTACGGTCAGGGCTCTGATGATATCCGTGGATCcttaaaacagtttaaaaacacGCCTAAATGGAAGGTCTtaagatgttttaaaaatgcaCTTTCAAGATAGCAAAAAGCACCTGCACTTTCAAATCTAGCACTCTCATATTATGTCTGCAGTTTTGCATTTGTACACATCAACTCAGCAGCCTTCAACCCTCTTTCCCTCCGCTTATGAAgcatttggtttgtttgttttattgggatccccattagcttcaGCATAAGCTAaaagctattcttcctggggtcctgATATCTGTCTTGTGACCATACAATTTGCAACATCACATTAAacgtaatacacacacacagacattatttcacattacacaacatttcaCGAAATACAAATCATATTTAAAATTGACAGCtattaatcataaaaaaatacattacgCTACTCCGAATGAATCTATTTTAACCACCCACCTCTGTCCAGCATTACCAAGGAGCGCACCGAGGTGATATTCCAGGGCACTCTAAGCCGGGATCCCAAGGACCCTGAGGCGCTTTGGGAGGAGTACCAGTTCCTGTGTAAGCCAGGGGACCTTTACCGACGACCATGCCTCATATCACCGTACCACTACCGGCTGGACTGGCTCATGTGGTTTGCTGCCTTCCAGGTGAGATGCTGAACAACCGCAGGGGATGATGTACGGACGGAAGTACACTCCCAGTCTCGAAACATAATAACTTGTCTTCAtgataaatgtatttttgtgtgtgtggatataGGATTTGGCTGATCTTGGTGCCAATATCTTTAGATGTACGATTTGCATTCCAAAAAACAAGAGCATCCTGTTGCCTCTGATAATATGAATCTAACTTGGGccaaaactagggctgggtaccaaaaaCTTTTTAGGCGGCGGccgaattgcctccttagtatcaagtatcgaaaaatgcctcgtcattcattacccaatttcaatacctaaggagcaaat encodes:
- the lmf1 gene encoding lipase maturation factor 1 isoform X2, whose protein sequence is MLGAGLIKIRGDKCWRDLTCMDYHYETQPVPNPMSYYMHHSPWWFHRFETLSNHLIELIFPFFTFLGRRMCMVNGAFQILFQVVLIVSGNLSFLNWLTIVPSLACFDDACLGFLFHSRGGAKKAVLEIQNEDAAGRTPTPTKGMWIRRVMNIALGVLIGCLSVPVVMNLFSSRQVMNTSFDPLRIVNTYGAFGSITKERTEVIFQGTLSRDPKDPEALWEEYQFLCKPGDLYRRPCLISPYHYRLDWLMWFAAFQTYEQSEWVIHIAGRLLSNDSTVLSLLDHNPFQGRETPRWVRGEHFRYKFSPPGSSSAAQGKWWLRKRIGAYFPPLDLEGLRGYFQSRNWPHPHIQPKRS